Within the Setaria viridis chromosome 3, Setaria_viridis_v4.0, whole genome shotgun sequence genome, the region TTGGCCGGCAACCCATGCAGCATCCATATCTCTTCCTCATCTCTTTGATTCGatctcttcttctttgaggaGTTAGCTTTCCGATCTTATTTGGCCAGCTTGTTCTTGATTGCCTTTTGATTTCTTTGGATTATTTGTTCTTCAAGTACTACTGCATGTGGATACTCATGCATGCTTGCTGACGGTCTGTTGTTGCATGCCGATCTGTCTGGGCACCTGAACCTGACCAGCagtgactgactgactgactgactgactgattGATTGATTGGCCTTTGTCTTCAGATTGAGAGCTCAGCTTATTACCACTTATTGCAGTAGTAGCAGCTTAATTGATTCAGTTTCATTTGCCTTTTGGTTCTAATTATCATCGTCTTCATCCTTCTCTCATCATCAGACTCAGATGCCCTCGATTTTAATCTTCTCCATACAAATATCATTTCTTGATTTGCTCGTTGTTGACTGCATCTTCATGATTTTTTGATGATTTCAAGATCCTTTCTGATTTGTTCACTCAGTCATCAGGGACAGGAATTATGGATCGACATATGGAAGATTCGAGCACGTTCCTCCAGTGGGCAATGAACCAGCTGCACCATCAGcagccctccgccgccgccgcagcttctGCATACCAGGACGGAGCTggtgccggcggcagcggcgccgccggaaACAGTGAAGCTGTCTTCCCGTCGCTCCAGGCGCTCCGCAGCGGAGCCCCCCAGACCCAACCCCAGCCCGTGGCCGCCAGCGTCCGAGTCCGCGACCTGACGGTGCAGGTGGACCACCGGACCAACAGCTCCAGCTCCGGCGACAGCCCGGGCGGAGGCGCTGCCATGGACCACGACGCGACCACCGGGTGGTCCCCCCACACCGCCCGCTCCAGGACCACCGGCcttggcggcggcagcaacagcAGGCCCATGAGCTGGAACttcagcgccgcggcggcgcagccaGCAGCgtgcgagagcggcggcggcgtcgcgctgcCGGACGCCGCTGTGGCCGCGAGGGCGGTGCAGCTGCCatcggcggggaggagagggggcggcagcgcggcgcccgctgctgctgctgctgcggcgccatcgtcgtcgccggGTCCAGT harbors:
- the LOC117847567 gene encoding uncharacterized protein isoform X2; amino-acid sequence: MDRHMEDSSTFLQWAMNQLHHQQPSAAAAASAYQDGAGAGGSGAAGNSEAVFPSLQALRSGAPQTQPQPVAASVRVRDLTVQVDHRTNSSSSGDSPGGGAAMDHDATTGWSPHTARSRTTGLGGGSNSRPMSWNFSAAAAQPAACESGGGVALPDAAVAARAVQLPSAGRRGGGSAAPAAAAAAAPSSSPGPVQDHIIAERRRREKINQRFIELSTVIPELKKMDKATILGDAVKYVRKLQEKVKTLEEDGAHSAGGSSSMVQSAVLVKKPCHLQPEDEAIMASGGGGDGGQLPEIEARLSEKSVLVRIHCRNARGLLVRVISEVEKMHLSITHTNVMPFPASTAIITITAKVEEGFIATVDEIVRSINSVLHQHYSSSSEETRG